A genomic window from Thunnus thynnus chromosome 12, fThuThy2.1, whole genome shotgun sequence includes:
- the ackr4a gene encoding atypical chemokine receptor 4: MEVSAEDDYYYHENFSFNFSYDDYSPLCEKGDIRSFAALFFPITYTVCVVVGLTGNILVVAVYAYHKRLKTMTDVFLTQLAVADLLLLFTLPFWAADAARGWELGEVVCKIVSACYTVNFTCCMLLLACISLDRYLALARAQGREQGGWLQRIFTRRHCWKVCGIVWGTAFILGLPDLILSEVRWASDRNICQAIYPPSLAREAKASLEIAEVLLGFVIPLLVMVICYWRVGRALKSLPIESRGKKWKALRVLLIVVGVFVVTQLPYNVLKVYRTMDFVYILVTHCGTNKVLHQAAQVTKSLALTHCCLNPILYAFVGSSLRQHMMKVVKKFGEKRKRSGKTRTPAEDEGMEMSFNSCSASQETNTFSI, encoded by the coding sequence ATGGAAGTCTCGGCGGAGGATGACTACTATTACCATGAGAACTTCAGTTTCAACTTCAGCTATGATGACTACTCCCCACTCTGTGAGAAGGGTGACATCCGCTCTTTCGCAGCCCTTTTCTTCCCCATCACGTACacagtgtgtgtggtggtggggCTGACAGGAAACATCTTAGTGGTGGCCGTGTATGCCTACCACAAACGCCTGAAGACCATGACAGATGTTTTCCTCACCCAACTGGCTGTGGCGGACCTGCTCCTGCTCTTTACGCTGCCTTTCTGGGCTGCTGACGCGGCGAGGGGTTGGGAGCTCGGGGAGGTCGTCTGCAAGATCGTGTCGGCCTGCTACACTGTCAACTTCACCTGCTGCATGCTACTGCTGGCCTGCATCAGCCTGGATCGGTACTTAGCGCTGGCCAGAGCACAGGGCAGAGAGCAAGGAGGGTGGTTGCAGAGGATATTCACCAGGAGACACTGCTGGAAGGTGTGTGGGATTGTTTGGGGGACAGCTTTCATCCTGGGCCTGCCTGATTTGATACTGTCTGAAGTTAGGTGGGCATCGGATAGGAATATCTGTCAAGCTATCTATCCTCCATCTTTAGCTAGAGAGGCTAAAGCTTCCCTGGAGATAGCCGAGGTGCTGCTGGGATTTGTGATTCCTCTCCTGGTTATGGTGATCTGTTACTGGAGAGTGGGCCGAGCGCTTAAGAGCCTCCCTATCGAGAGCAGAGGCAAGAAGTGGAAAGCCCTGCGTGTTCTCCTAATAGTAGTGGGGGTGTTTGTGGTCACTCAGCTGCCCTATAACGTTTTGAAGGTCTACCGGACGATGGACTTCGTCTACATTTTAGTGACCCACTGTGGGACAAACAAAGTGTTGCACCAGGCGGCTCAGGTGACAAAGAGTCTGGCCCTCACTCACTGCTGCCTCAACCCGATCCTCTACGCCTTCGTGGGGTCCTCCTTGCGGCAGCATATGATGAAAGTGGTCAAGAAGTTTggggagaagagaaaaagaagcgGGAAGACGAGAACTCCTGCagaggatgaagggatggagATGTCATTCAACTCCTGCAGTGCATCCCAAGAGACTAACACATTCTCAATATGA